A single region of the Rhizobium grahamii genome encodes:
- a CDS encoding ABC transporter substrate-binding protein, with the protein MSLFPAPTRRSFLLASVALGVTATGRLPAFAATATRGGSATLLLAAEPPVLTTIAHTAYNAVYVSPKTTEGLLTYDFELNPKPLLAREWTISPDGLTYTFKLRDGVKWHDGQPFTSTDVAFSIKTLKEVHPRGRNTFLNLVDIETPDVQTAILKLSKPAPYLITALAASETPIVPRHIYEGTKVAENPANLAPIGTGPFKFKEWVRGSHIVYERNAEYWDQPRPYLDQLIIRFIPDAAARSIAIETGEIDLAPSTPVPLSDLERLQAVEALGFETKGYQYQNGVSRIEFNLERPLFKDVRVRRAFAHVIDRNVILNTINYGYGAAIPGPINPNLAKWYVPDLKTYPIDLAAAEKLLDEAGYPRGADGIRAHINLDFVPSGETYPRGSEYIRQALAKVGIDAKVRSQDFATYTKRIYTDRDFDFAFEGMSNLFDPTVGVQRLYWSKNFKPGVPFSNGAAYSNPKVDELLEAAAIEVDPTKRVEQWRQIQQILVEDVPAIDIVSQPELTIYNKRISDHTIGGEGIAGSLAFAYVAAS; encoded by the coding sequence ATGTCACTATTTCCCGCACCCACACGCCGCAGCTTTCTGCTCGCCTCGGTCGCACTCGGTGTCACCGCGACGGGTCGGCTACCAGCCTTCGCGGCCACCGCGACGCGCGGCGGTTCGGCAACGCTTCTGCTGGCTGCCGAGCCACCCGTCCTGACGACGATCGCGCACACGGCCTATAACGCGGTCTATGTCTCGCCGAAGACCACGGAAGGCCTTCTCACCTACGACTTCGAGCTCAATCCGAAGCCGTTGCTGGCTAGGGAATGGACCATCAGCCCAGATGGGCTGACCTATACGTTCAAGCTGCGCGACGGCGTGAAATGGCATGACGGGCAGCCCTTCACCTCCACCGACGTTGCCTTCTCGATCAAGACGCTGAAGGAAGTGCACCCGCGCGGCCGCAACACCTTCCTCAATCTCGTCGACATCGAAACACCCGACGTGCAGACGGCCATCCTGAAGCTCTCCAAGCCGGCGCCCTATCTGATCACCGCGCTCGCCGCCTCCGAAACGCCGATCGTGCCGCGCCATATCTATGAAGGTACCAAGGTCGCGGAGAACCCGGCCAATCTGGCGCCGATCGGAACCGGCCCCTTCAAGTTCAAGGAATGGGTCCGCGGCAGCCACATCGTCTACGAGCGCAACGCCGAATACTGGGATCAGCCCCGTCCCTATCTCGACCAGCTGATCATCCGTTTCATTCCGGATGCCGCTGCCCGCTCGATCGCCATCGAGACCGGCGAAATCGACCTCGCGCCATCGACGCCGGTTCCGCTCAGCGATCTCGAACGCCTGCAGGCCGTCGAAGCGCTCGGCTTCGAGACCAAGGGCTATCAATACCAGAACGGCGTCAGCCGCATCGAGTTCAACCTCGAGCGCCCGCTGTTCAAGGATGTGCGCGTACGCCGCGCCTTCGCGCATGTCATCGACCGCAACGTCATCCTCAACACCATCAACTACGGTTACGGCGCCGCCATCCCCGGCCCGATCAATCCCAATCTCGCCAAGTGGTACGTGCCTGATCTCAAGACCTATCCGATTGATCTCGCTGCAGCCGAGAAGCTGCTCGACGAGGCCGGCTATCCGCGCGGCGCCGACGGCATCCGTGCACACATCAATCTCGACTTCGTACCGAGTGGCGAAACCTATCCACGCGGCTCGGAATACATCCGTCAGGCGCTGGCCAAGGTGGGCATCGACGCCAAGGTCCGCAGCCAAGATTTCGCGACCTACACGAAACGCATCTACACCGACCGCGATTTCGATTTTGCCTTCGAGGGCATGAGCAACCTCTTTGATCCGACGGTCGGCGTGCAGCGCCTCTACTGGAGCAAGAACTTCAAGCCGGGCGTCCCCTTCTCGAATGGCGCCGCCTACAGCAACCCAAAGGTCGACGAGCTGCTCGAGGCGGCGGCAATCGAGGTCGATCCGACCAAGCGCGTCGAACAGTGGCGCCAGATCCAGCAAATCCTCGTCGAGGACGTTCCGGCGATCGACATCGTCAGCCAGCCGGAACTGACGATCTACAACAAGCGGATTTCCGACCACACGATCGGCGGCGAAGGCATCGCGGGCAGTCTCGCCTTTGCCTACGTCGCAGCGTCCTGA
- a CDS encoding LLM class flavin-dependent oxidoreductase has translation MSIQHRPGSIVGLPKFPAPTDFPDSPLSQALKQPVLLGLFLPIQAGGWTQSTLERSTDWRFDYNKALTLKAEELGFDLVFALSQWLPKGGYGGVFDGQALDSFVSTAALAGLTKKIMLISTMHVLYGPWHPLHLAKFGATLDHITGGRWGINVVTGHRAVEHEMFGWPRIEHDKRYELAAEFLEVVQRLWSDDENFSFEGESSWKLGGGFVTPKPNFGRPILVNATGSNAGIAFAGRYSDIVFITSPTGADIDSALQSLPAHTKRVKDAAIGVGRTVRTLLNPMVICRPTEKEAWELADRIVAHADQRSPQGFQSLNSDAQAWKGRDPQDPYRAIGGNIRVIGSPEQVVDQFVKLKEAGVDGLQLSFFDFRDDLEFFGTEVLPLMKQAGLRH, from the coding sequence ATGTCCATTCAACATCGCCCCGGCTCGATCGTCGGCCTGCCAAAATTTCCTGCCCCGACCGATTTCCCCGATAGTCCCCTATCGCAGGCGCTCAAGCAGCCCGTGCTGCTCGGCCTCTTCCTGCCGATACAGGCAGGCGGCTGGACGCAATCGACGCTCGAGCGCTCGACCGACTGGCGCTTCGACTACAACAAGGCGCTGACGCTGAAGGCCGAGGAACTCGGCTTCGATCTCGTCTTCGCTCTGTCGCAATGGCTGCCCAAGGGCGGTTATGGCGGCGTCTTCGATGGACAGGCGCTCGACAGCTTCGTCTCGACGGCGGCACTTGCCGGCCTCACCAAGAAGATCATGCTGATCTCGACCATGCATGTGCTCTACGGCCCATGGCACCCACTGCACCTGGCGAAATTCGGCGCGACGCTCGATCATATCACCGGCGGACGCTGGGGCATCAATGTGGTCACCGGCCACCGCGCAGTCGAACACGAAATGTTTGGCTGGCCGCGCATCGAGCACGACAAGCGTTATGAACTGGCGGCCGAATTCCTCGAGGTCGTCCAGCGCCTGTGGAGCGACGATGAGAACTTCTCCTTCGAAGGCGAAAGCAGCTGGAAGCTCGGTGGCGGCTTCGTCACGCCGAAACCTAATTTCGGCCGACCGATCCTCGTCAACGCCACCGGTTCGAATGCCGGCATCGCCTTTGCCGGCCGTTACTCGGATATCGTCTTCATCACCAGCCCGACGGGCGCCGACATTGACAGCGCGCTGCAATCGCTGCCGGCACATACGAAACGCGTCAAGGACGCGGCGATCGGGGTCGGGCGCACGGTGCGCACGCTGTTGAACCCGATGGTGATCTGCCGGCCGACAGAGAAGGAGGCCTGGGAACTCGCCGACCGCATCGTCGCCCATGCCGACCAACGCTCGCCGCAGGGCTTCCAGTCGCTGAACTCGGACGCGCAGGCCTGGAAAGGCCGCGATCCCCAGGATCCCTACCGCGCCATCGGCGGCAACATTCGTGTCATCGGTTCACCGGAGCAGGTGGTCGATCAGTTCGTCAAGCTGAAGGAGGCCGGCGTCGATGGCCTGCAGCTCAGCTTCTTCGACTTCCGCGACGATCTTGAATTCTTCGGCACCGAGGTCCTGCCGCTGATGAAACAAGCCGGCCTGCGCCACTAG
- a CDS encoding ABC transporter substrate-binding protein — protein sequence MTRNAISEIWYTRCPVPTPVGLAAQLGYLEENFRKDGVALKSIIDSPDRNIRQSHFNHTLDWSFRHGGNVPPIRARSEGRKTRLIGITWTDEFQAIITLPETGIKTTRDLKGRRFGIARRPEGIVDFMRATALKGLISALSLEGLALDDVEIADIALSDSVLSTQEGPSLFGLKRRQAYGEEVAALIRGDVDAIYVKGTAGINVANLIGAVEVAEFGFHPDPKIRINSGSPRVLTVDELLADERPDLVARLLDSIFKASAWAEAHPDETRRFVAREAGATEEQVLAANGPDIHKHLGLGLQPELVDAIGHYKDFLRDFGFLAADFDIADWVDRRHIDAFDRRAVA from the coding sequence ATGACCCGTAATGCCATTTCCGAAATCTGGTACACGCGTTGCCCGGTGCCGACACCCGTCGGCCTCGCCGCGCAGCTCGGTTATCTCGAGGAGAACTTCCGCAAGGACGGCGTGGCGCTGAAATCGATAATCGATTCACCCGACCGCAACATCCGCCAGAGCCATTTCAACCACACGCTCGACTGGTCGTTTCGCCATGGCGGCAACGTGCCGCCCATTCGCGCCCGCTCCGAAGGCCGCAAGACGCGGCTCATCGGCATCACCTGGACCGACGAATTCCAGGCGATCATCACCCTGCCGGAGACAGGCATCAAGACCACGCGGGACCTGAAGGGAAGACGCTTCGGCATCGCCCGCCGCCCCGAGGGCATCGTCGACTTCATGCGCGCCACGGCTCTGAAGGGGCTGATTTCCGCCCTCTCGCTTGAAGGGCTGGCACTCGACGACGTCGAGATCGCCGACATCGCGCTTTCGGACTCCGTGCTGTCGACGCAGGAGGGGCCATCGCTCTTCGGGTTGAAGCGTCGGCAGGCCTATGGCGAGGAGGTCGCGGCGCTTATTCGCGGCGACGTCGACGCCATCTATGTGAAGGGCACGGCGGGCATCAATGTCGCCAACCTCATCGGCGCGGTCGAGGTGGCGGAGTTCGGCTTCCACCCCGATCCGAAGATCCGCATCAATTCCGGCTCGCCGCGCGTCCTGACGGTGGACGAGCTTTTGGCCGACGAGCGGCCGGATCTCGTCGCGCGCCTGCTGGACTCGATCTTCAAGGCGAGCGCCTGGGCAGAGGCGCATCCCGATGAAACGAGGCGCTTCGTCGCGCGCGAGGCCGGCGCCACGGAAGAACAGGTTCTCGCCGCCAATGGCCCGGACATCCACAAGCACCTCGGCCTTGGCCTCCAGCCCGAACTCGTGGATGCGATCGGCCACTACAAGGACTTCCTGCGCGATTTCGGCTTCCTCGCCGCCGATTTCGACATCGCCGACTGGGTCGACCGCCGCCACATCGACGCCTTCGACCGCCGCGCCGTGGCCTGA
- a CDS encoding acyl-CoA dehydrogenase family protein has translation MLQEKIDPVDKARRLAVDFAERAAHHDATGDFPFENFTRLFEAGLLGLVTAPEHGGHGGGLVEAQAVISEIARGEPSTALVLAMHYNSHYSLRRFAKWPAYLAERVLSANRLGPALINAAQAEPRIGSPAHGALPETIARRDGDTWRISGHKSYVTGIPVLKWVALLALTDEAEPRLASFLVPTDSPGLRIEKAWNAAGMHATASDDIILDDVVIPLEDIIEAQPASEPLRREEHATAFFFSLIGAVYHGVALSARDRVLAFAAHHTPASLGAPLSTVPRIQDGLGEIEVRLATNARLLRSLGEDVDAGKVVGLDGMHVRHVVIDNAVAITSLALELAGNPGLNRDFHLERHHRDAITARSHAPQSHMIRTIAARNALARLAPR, from the coding sequence ATGCTTCAGGAAAAGATCGATCCGGTCGACAAGGCACGGCGCCTCGCCGTCGATTTCGCCGAACGCGCCGCTCACCATGACGCGACGGGCGACTTCCCCTTCGAGAATTTCACCCGTCTTTTCGAAGCCGGACTCCTTGGACTGGTGACGGCGCCCGAGCATGGCGGCCACGGCGGCGGGCTCGTGGAAGCACAGGCTGTCATCAGCGAAATCGCGCGCGGCGAACCTTCGACCGCGCTCGTGCTCGCCATGCATTACAACAGCCACTACAGCCTGCGCCGCTTCGCCAAGTGGCCGGCTTATCTCGCAGAGCGGGTGCTCTCGGCCAACCGGCTCGGCCCCGCCCTGATCAACGCCGCCCAGGCGGAACCCCGCATCGGCTCCCCTGCCCACGGCGCGTTGCCTGAGACCATCGCACGCCGCGATGGCGACACCTGGCGCATCAGCGGCCACAAGAGCTATGTGACCGGCATCCCCGTTCTCAAATGGGTGGCGCTGCTGGCGCTGACCGACGAGGCGGAACCGCGTCTGGCTTCCTTCCTCGTTCCCACCGACAGCCCCGGCCTGCGCATCGAAAAGGCCTGGAACGCCGCCGGCATGCATGCGACCGCCAGCGACGACATCATTCTCGACGACGTCGTCATTCCGCTCGAGGACATCATCGAAGCCCAGCCGGCCTCGGAGCCGCTGCGCCGCGAGGAACATGCGACCGCCTTTTTCTTCTCGCTGATCGGTGCGGTTTACCACGGCGTTGCGCTTTCCGCGCGCGACCGGGTGCTCGCCTTCGCTGCCCACCACACACCGGCAAGCCTCGGCGCGCCGCTCTCGACCGTTCCCCGTATTCAGGACGGTCTGGGAGAAATCGAGGTGCGGCTGGCGACCAATGCCCGATTGCTGCGCTCACTCGGCGAGGATGTCGATGCCGGCAAGGTCGTCGGACTTGATGGCATGCATGTCCGCCATGTCGTCATCGACAACGCGGTCGCCATCACCAGCCTCGCTCTCGAGCTTGCCGGAAACCCCGGTCTCAACCGTGACTTCCACTTGGAGCGTCACCATCGAGACGCCATCACGGCCCGCTCCCATGCGCCGCAAAGCCACATGATCCGGACCATCGCCGCCCGCAACGCGCTTGCTCGTCTGGCGCCGCGATAG
- a CDS encoding LLM class flavin-dependent oxidoreductase → MSKDSEFLWYIPNDTRPGHRGDTVVENHNSLATLTEQARALEEHGWKGALIGTGWGRPDTFTVAAALAASTTTFEPLIAIRPGYWRPANFASAAATLDHLTGGRVRVNIVSGLDNLAAYGDQEGDQAQRYARTREFMRLVRRLWIDENVSYDGEHFSVAESTVVPRIEARGDRRHPKLYFGGASEAAERVAATEADVQLFWGEPLDGVRERIACLKDLSRELDRDLPPLEFGLRITTLVRDTTEQAWADAEAKVAEMAKGNGAGWSDHRRAVAVGQQRLFDLHRAGDVLDDNLYTAPGKYGGGGAGTTWLVGSAEDVARSLRKYEDLGITHFVLSDTPYLSEIKRQGSELLPLLRE, encoded by the coding sequence ATGAGCAAAGACAGCGAATTCCTTTGGTACATTCCAAATGACACCAGGCCGGGGCATCGTGGCGACACCGTTGTCGAAAATCACAACAGCCTCGCCACGCTGACGGAGCAGGCCCGCGCACTCGAGGAGCATGGCTGGAAAGGTGCGCTCATCGGAACGGGCTGGGGCAGACCTGATACCTTCACTGTTGCCGCGGCACTTGCGGCCAGCACGACGACGTTCGAGCCGTTGATCGCGATCCGCCCCGGCTACTGGCGACCCGCGAATTTCGCCTCGGCCGCCGCCACGCTCGACCACCTCACCGGCGGCCGCGTTCGCGTCAACATCGTCTCCGGCCTCGACAATCTCGCCGCCTATGGCGACCAGGAGGGAGACCAGGCACAGCGCTACGCCCGCACCAGGGAATTCATGCGGCTGGTCCGCAGGCTCTGGATCGATGAGAACGTTAGCTATGACGGCGAGCACTTCAGCGTCGCTGAATCGACCGTCGTGCCGCGCATTGAGGCGCGCGGCGATCGCCGCCATCCGAAACTCTATTTCGGTGGCGCCTCCGAGGCGGCCGAAAGGGTGGCTGCAACCGAGGCGGACGTCCAGCTCTTCTGGGGCGAGCCGCTCGATGGTGTCCGCGAGCGCATTGCGTGCCTGAAGGACCTGAGCCGGGAGCTCGACCGGGATCTGCCGCCGCTGGAATTCGGACTCAGGATCACCACGCTGGTGCGCGACACGACCGAGCAGGCCTGGGCCGACGCCGAGGCGAAGGTGGCGGAGATGGCCAAGGGCAACGGCGCCGGCTGGAGCGATCACCGCAGGGCGGTCGCCGTCGGCCAGCAGCGGCTGTTCGACCTGCATCGGGCCGGCGACGTTCTCGACGACAACCTCTACACCGCGCCCGGCAAATACGGCGGCGGCGGCGCTGGCACGACCTGGCTGGTCGGCTCGGCCGAAGACGTCGCGAGGTCGCTGCGTAAATACGAAGATCTCGGCATCACCCATTTCGTGCTCTCGGATACGCCTTATCTCTCGGAGATTAAACGCCAAGGGAGCGAGTTGCTGCCGCTCCTGCGTGAATGA
- a CDS encoding carbohydrate ABC transporter permease: protein MINALRWIVFAIAALAMNFPIIVTLVTSFKSARELSSNAGLWINQPTLANYARVLTQTDRFNIYSYLLNSTIAAVLGTGLAILLCLPAAYAIARSDVGRRVMLPLVINLRAVPLIIFAIPLYMMYQWLGLLDTQIGLGLILTIVNIPLALVMLVNAINDVPLELDEAARIDGASSFQAMVRVITPVIRPALITAFIFGFITAWNEFLFGLMLTTNKAVPMTVGASFFFAASGGGVQWGVASAVMALGALPPALLGLLMYRQISGSMTAGAVKG, encoded by the coding sequence ATGATCAACGCACTTCGTTGGATCGTCTTTGCGATCGCCGCGCTTGCGATGAACTTTCCGATCATCGTCACGCTCGTCACCTCGTTCAAGAGCGCACGGGAGCTGTCCAGCAATGCCGGCCTGTGGATCAACCAGCCGACGCTCGCCAACTATGCGCGCGTGCTGACCCAGACGGATCGTTTCAATATCTATTCCTACCTGCTGAACAGCACGATTGCGGCTGTGCTCGGCACCGGGCTTGCAATCCTGCTCTGCCTGCCGGCGGCCTACGCCATCGCAAGAAGCGATGTCGGCCGACGGGTGATGTTGCCGCTGGTCATCAACCTGCGAGCCGTGCCGCTCATCATCTTCGCGATCCCGCTCTACATGATGTATCAATGGCTCGGACTGCTCGACACGCAGATTGGCCTGGGACTGATCCTGACGATCGTCAATATCCCGCTCGCCCTCGTCATGCTGGTCAACGCGATCAATGACGTGCCGCTCGAACTCGACGAGGCGGCGCGGATCGACGGTGCATCATCCTTCCAGGCGATGGTTCGCGTCATCACGCCCGTTATCCGCCCGGCGCTCATCACGGCGTTCATCTTCGGCTTCATCACCGCATGGAACGAGTTCCTGTTCGGCCTGATGCTGACCACCAACAAAGCGGTGCCCATGACAGTCGGCGCCTCCTTCTTCTTCGCCGCCAGCGGCGGCGGCGTGCAGTGGGGCGTCGCGTCGGCAGTGATGGCGCTCGGCGCGCTTCCTCCCGCCCTGCTTGGGCTTCTGATGTATCGGCAGATTTCCGGCTCGATGACTGCCGGCGCGGTGAAGGGCTAG
- a CDS encoding carbohydrate ABC transporter permease translates to MAIVSRAEGRAYLVPLIGFLLLFLGFPALVNLIYSISTVGFQNLRSPTITGFGNYLAVLQDRSFWKATSFSFTFGLITAIAECGIGLFLAIFLAPLLAKRSVLMAPLMLPLMVAPAMIGLMYRLVLHEFAGPVPYYLFLWFGDSPAFLDVNNAFKTLLVVETLQWTPFAFLLFYVAYSAIPLDVREAASLDGASAWRILWLIDLPLMTPTLVIAFFIRFIDGFRVFDNVYALTGSGAGGSTTSLSIYIYQAFFKDGLIGKAVAASVVLFIASLAVLYGLNWLAGRRRKAA, encoded by the coding sequence ATGGCTATCGTATCACGTGCAGAAGGCAGGGCTTATCTGGTGCCGCTTATCGGCTTCCTGCTGCTCTTCCTGGGCTTTCCGGCCCTCGTTAACCTGATCTATTCGATCTCGACCGTCGGTTTCCAGAACCTGCGCAGCCCGACGATCACCGGCTTCGGCAACTATCTCGCCGTATTGCAGGACCGCTCCTTCTGGAAGGCAACGTCCTTCTCCTTCACGTTCGGCCTGATTACGGCGATCGCGGAGTGCGGGATCGGGCTGTTTCTCGCGATTTTCCTGGCGCCGCTGCTTGCGAAGCGCTCGGTCCTGATGGCGCCGCTGATGCTGCCGCTGATGGTCGCGCCGGCGATGATCGGTCTGATGTACCGGCTCGTGCTGCACGAGTTCGCCGGGCCCGTTCCCTACTATCTTTTCCTCTGGTTTGGCGACAGCCCGGCCTTCCTCGACGTCAACAACGCCTTCAAAACGCTCCTTGTCGTCGAGACGCTGCAGTGGACGCCGTTCGCCTTCCTGCTCTTTTATGTCGCCTATTCGGCAATTCCGCTCGATGTCCGTGAGGCGGCCTCGCTCGATGGCGCCTCGGCCTGGCGCATTCTGTGGCTAATAGACCTGCCGCTAATGACGCCGACGCTGGTCATTGCCTTCTTCATCCGCTTCATCGACGGCTTCCGTGTGTTCGACAACGTCTATGCGCTGACCGGCAGCGGCGCTGGCGGCTCGACGACATCGCTGTCCATCTACATCTACCAGGCCTTCTTCAAGGACGGGTTGATCGGCAAGGCGGTTGCGGCCTCGGTCGTGCTGTTCATTGCCTCCCTCGCGGTGCTCTACGGGTTGAACTGGCTGGCCGGTCGCAGGAGGAAGGCAGCATGA
- a CDS encoding ABC transporter substrate-binding protein yields MMKLQKIIAPALATLLSSAALPGLANATVTVLGWPGGSEETALRATVETYNKSASDADKVELLFFNRDGFYDKLQADMAAGSDAFDINLVATYTIGRYAPYMEPVDLGPDAAKVFGDSVLKTMQFDGKQYGVPTDLSLHFMYYRKDLIDALLKDDAAKKTYSELAKKVLGKDLQPKDPDSWTWDDWAATALYFSKQANPDSPVRYGTVLQMKNLLFNMMVFQSLPRSYGANWMDDSGNVTVDSDAYKTGLQLYKTLYDAGASPKDSLSYEYPETNAAFAAGQAATALQWNAAAADLTSADKSPAVADVTGIVAPPAGPNGRADHIHGLGLGLNKNAKNKEGAIKFLKWLATEDAALTYARGGGSPALMPDIVAKIASERPDLVKLGEFASKYGYVMNGATSANALSVYELQAKEFTGYWSGQQSLEDALAHTKTGMQDLLKK; encoded by the coding sequence ATGATGAAACTGCAAAAGATAATCGCTCCGGCTCTCGCCACGCTTCTTTCAAGCGCGGCTCTGCCGGGCCTCGCCAATGCCACCGTCACCGTGCTGGGCTGGCCGGGCGGATCGGAAGAGACCGCCCTTCGCGCGACCGTAGAAACCTACAACAAGTCCGCGTCCGACGCCGACAAGGTCGAGCTTCTGTTCTTCAACCGCGACGGCTTCTACGACAAGCTGCAGGCTGACATGGCGGCCGGATCGGACGCGTTCGACATCAATCTCGTCGCCACCTACACCATTGGCCGTTACGCGCCTTACATGGAACCCGTGGATCTTGGACCCGACGCCGCGAAGGTCTTCGGCGATTCCGTCCTGAAGACCATGCAGTTCGACGGCAAGCAGTATGGCGTGCCGACGGATCTGTCGCTGCATTTCATGTATTATCGCAAGGACCTGATCGACGCCCTGCTGAAGGACGATGCGGCGAAGAAGACCTATTCCGAGCTTGCCAAGAAGGTGCTCGGCAAGGATCTGCAGCCGAAGGATCCCGACAGCTGGACCTGGGACGACTGGGCGGCAACTGCGCTCTATTTCTCCAAGCAGGCCAATCCGGATAGCCCGGTTCGCTACGGCACAGTGCTGCAGATGAAGAACCTGCTGTTCAACATGATGGTGTTCCAGTCGCTGCCGCGCTCCTATGGCGCAAACTGGATGGACGACAGCGGCAACGTCACCGTCGATTCGGACGCCTACAAGACCGGCTTGCAGCTCTACAAGACCCTCTACGATGCCGGTGCCTCGCCAAAGGATTCGCTGAGCTACGAATATCCTGAAACCAATGCCGCCTTCGCCGCCGGCCAGGCTGCAACGGCTCTGCAGTGGAATGCCGCAGCCGCCGACCTCACCAGCGCCGACAAGTCGCCGGCCGTGGCTGATGTAACGGGCATCGTCGCACCGCCGGCCGGTCCGAACGGTCGCGCCGACCACATTCACGGCCTTGGTCTCGGCCTCAACAAGAATGCCAAGAACAAGGAAGGGGCCATCAAGTTCCTGAAATGGTTGGCAACCGAGGATGCGGCCCTGACTTACGCGCGCGGCGGCGGTTCGCCGGCCCTGATGCCCGATATCGTGGCGAAGATCGCGTCGGAACGCCCCGATCTCGTCAAGCTTGGCGAATTCGCCAGTAAGTACGGCTACGTCATGAACGGCGCAACGTCGGCCAATGCGCTCTCTGTCTACGAGTTGCAGGCCAAGGAGTTCACCGGCTACTGGTCGGGCCAACAGAGCCTTGAGGACGCTCTTGCTCATACCAAGACCGGTATGCAGGATCTCCTCAAGAAGTAA
- a CDS encoding putative N-acetylmannosamine-6-phosphate 2-epimerase: protein MDDAAFVIGFANAAAAAGAAAVRIESVAYVKAARPHVAVPIIGIVKRDLDDSPVRITPFIADVEDLADAGADIIAFDATDRVRPAAFSALVAAAKAKGKLTMADCSSFEDAKRALAEGVDFVGTTLSGYVGGPEPVDPDIALIAAMRTLTPHVIAEGRIRTPEQAAEAASAGAFAVVVGSAITRTEHATTWFHEAVSAAFSQREDADKPVLAIDIGGTKTMVALVQGDKVIDERIVRTQREEGPDAWLDAIAAEISGWSGGFARAGIAVTGFVENGCWSALNPATLGIPDSYPLIERATARLGAPAFAVNDAQAAAWGEHRFGAGRREDIVFLTISTGIGGGIVINGKLASGLAGHFGLTRSASHGAAPLEDLTSGLWIAQQARDAGHAVDAVTVFAEAAAGSAWAKTIVEQSAAQVALLCRDIKLMLDPQRIVIGGGIGLAPGYLDLVRGKIGGLNARITPHLVAAELGSRAGIIGAADLARQHR, encoded by the coding sequence ATGGATGATGCCGCGTTCGTCATCGGCTTCGCCAATGCCGCCGCGGCGGCAGGTGCTGCGGCGGTGCGGATCGAATCCGTTGCTTACGTGAAGGCGGCCCGCCCGCATGTGGCTGTTCCAATCATCGGGATCGTCAAGCGCGATCTGGATGACAGCCCGGTTCGCATCACACCCTTCATCGCCGATGTCGAAGATCTTGCCGATGCCGGTGCCGATATCATCGCCTTCGACGCCACCGATCGTGTCCGCCCGGCAGCCTTCAGCGCGCTTGTCGCTGCGGCAAAGGCCAAGGGCAAGCTGACGATGGCCGACTGCTCCTCGTTCGAGGACGCCAAGCGGGCGCTGGCGGAGGGTGTCGATTTTGTCGGAACCACGCTCTCGGGTTATGTCGGCGGGCCTGAGCCGGTCGATCCGGATATCGCCCTGATTGCGGCAATGCGGACGCTGACACCCCACGTCATCGCCGAAGGCCGCATCCGCACGCCGGAGCAGGCGGCCGAAGCGGCGTCCGCCGGCGCCTTCGCCGTCGTCGTCGGCTCGGCAATTACACGCACCGAACACGCGACGACGTGGTTTCACGAGGCCGTCAGTGCCGCGTTCTCGCAGCGTGAGGACGCCGACAAGCCCGTACTCGCCATCGACATCGGCGGCACGAAGACGATGGTGGCGCTGGTCCAGGGTGACAAGGTCATCGATGAGCGCATTGTGCGAACGCAGCGCGAGGAAGGGCCCGACGCCTGGCTGGATGCCATCGCAGCGGAGATCAGCGGGTGGAGCGGCGGGTTTGCTCGCGCAGGCATTGCCGTCACTGGTTTCGTGGAAAATGGCTGCTGGTCCGCTCTCAATCCGGCGACGCTTGGCATTCCCGACAGTTATCCGCTGATCGAGCGCGCAACCGCGCGCCTTGGCGCACCAGCCTTCGCCGTCAACGACGCCCAGGCAGCAGCCTGGGGCGAACACCGGTTCGGCGCCGGCCGCAGGGAAGACATCGTCTTCCTGACGATCTCGACGGGGATCGGCGGCGGTATCGTCATCAACGGCAAGCTTGCCTCCGGTCTCGCCGGCCATTTCGGCCTGACCCGAAGCGCCTCGCATGGCGCGGCCCCGCTCGAGGATCTGACCTCGGGTCTCTGGATCGCACAGCAGGCAAGGGACGCCGGCCACGCTGTCGATGCGGTGACGGTCTTTGCCGAAGCGGCGGCCGGGTCCGCATGGGCAAAGACGATCGTCGAACAGTCGGCGGCGCAAGTCGCGCTCCTTTGCCGCGACATCAAGCTGATGCTCGATCCCCAACGCATCGTCATCGGCGGCGGCATCGGCCTCGCGCCCGGCTATCTCGACCTCGTGCGTGGGAAGATCGGCGGCCTCAACGCCCGGATCACGCCTCACCTCGTCGCGGCGGAACTGGGCAGCCGCGCGGGCATAATCGGCGCTGCGGACCTGGCGCGGCAGCATCGTTAG